The Hydrogenobacter sp. T-2 region CTATGAGGTGAGCCTTTCTGAAAAGGAGCTAAACTTCTTCATATACCATTACGGGCTCGTGCCAGCTAACCTCGTTGAGAGACCTCAGACGCTCCTGACTCACATGTTCCTACACGGAAGCTGGCTTCACATAATAGGCAATATGTGGTTTTTGTGGGTTTTTGGAGACAACGTTGAGGATAGATTAGGAAAGCTCAAATACCTTCTCTTTTACATACTTTCAGGTCTTGGCGCGGCGGTTATTCAAATGTTTGTTAGCTTTATCTTTGGTGGAGCGGATATACCCATGGTGGGAGCCAGTGGTGCAATAAGTGGTGTGCTTGGCGCGTATCTGTGGATGTTCCCACATGCAAGGATACTTGCCTTGGTTCCCATTTTCTTTTTCCTCACCTTTATGGAGCTTCCTGCGGTCTTCTTCATAGGCTTCTGGATACTTATACAGGTTATAAATGGGCTTATAACTCTTCCACTCTCTGGTGTTGGTGGAGTCGCTTGGTTTGCTCACATAGGCGGATTTGTGGTAGGGTATTTACTTGCAAAAAGACTATATAGGAGAAGATGGTATTAGTGTCGGGGTGATGCCCGAAGGGCATCTACTTTAATATCTAAATTACCTGCACTTTATACTTAGAGTGCTCAAAAGTAAGCTTGTATTTGTCTATTGCCTTGCCTCCCACTTCTGCAACAGGATACATGAATTCGTTGAGAGATTCTACGCTGGACATGGGAGGCTTCAGCTTAAAGTCCCTTGCATAATTAAAAGCTACCCAGTGGACATCCCACTCGCCGAACATAAACTCTCTTATCTGTGCCACTTTAGGATGTCTTAGGTCAAGCTCTTCTTCAAGTATTAGCTTCCTTACGTCTGCAGGGTCTGCAGGTATCCATCTGCCCAGATAGAATTCTGCCCTGCAATGCTGTGCTTTTGTGGCGTCACCTTGAACAGAGGATATTCCCTTTGAAAGCTCAGAAGGCAACACCCTTATCCCAAATATTTCCCTTGCTGGTATACCAGAAGCTCTACATAGTGCGACAAACAGAGAGTTTATATCTGTGCACTTTCCGCCAAAATATCCACTTTCCAGCATACTCTTCACGTCTCCGACACCACAACCCAGAACTTTTGGGTCTCTAAAGGTGTTTTCTACAACCCAGTTATATATCGCCCTTGCTTTTTCTAAATCCGTCTTTGCTCCTTTTGTTATTTTGTCTGCGTATTCTTTAACTATACCATCTGTCTGTATATGTTCCGTTGGCTTGAGATAAAGAGCCACATCCTCTGGTATTTTTCTATTATTAGCAGGTATAGTTTTCCAATCTATCTTATCTCTATTCCAAATTTCTACATGGAAGCTCACCTCTGCAAAGTTTCTTTCTGAACCACCCTGAAATTCTAAATACAGAATAGGGGTCTTATAGATATTTTCCTCTGTCATAAGAATTCTGGAAGCATTACTCCTTACATCCACATCAACGAGCTTCTGATAGGAAGTGTTCATAGGAACTGGAATCCATAACCTAACGAGGTCTTTATAGGGTAATTCCGTGGAGTAGGTCAGCTTCAACGCCTTTTTATTTTGTGATGTCTTGCTTAAAACAGTGCCGATGGGCATAGCCATAAGCGTAATTCCACACATTGCTCCCTTAAGAAGCGTTCTTCTATCCATGGTTAACCTCCTTTAGTTTTTGGTTTCATGGCTTACTAATATAGAGCGACTTCAAGGACCTATCATCAGATTTATTCAAACAATCATCAAAAACCCTTTGAAAAGTTTGTAACTTTGTTACAGACAACAGAAAAGAGGCATCTCATAATTTAAACAGAACCCTTAAGGAGGTGCTGTCATGAAGAAACTTTTAGCTTTGGGAATCATGGCAGGTTTTAGCCTTGCCCTTGCAGAAGCCTTCAAGGTAGCTCCTGAGAAATACAGGAGCTGGAACCATGTAAAGAGTATGGTAATATTTGACCAGAAGCATCCCCTTTTTAACCCCTTCAGCGGTGTTCACCATGTTTATGTGAATGATAAGGGCTTGGAAACCATAAAGAAGGATGGAAAAAGGGTCTTTCCAGATGGAACGGTTATAGCCATAGTCTTTTACGAGCATGTGCTTGATAATGGTGCCTATGTAGAGGGTGCAAAGAGGATAGAAGCCTTTATGGTAAAAGATAGTAAGAAATACAAGGCTACCGACGGCTGGGGCTACTATGGCTACGATGGTAAGGGGAACAACTTGGTCAAGGACATGGCAAAGGACTGCCATGCTTGCCATGCTCAGGTAAAGGACAAGGACTTTGTCTTTTCTGTTTGGACTAAGTAAAGCTCAGGGGCGGGTTATCCCTGCCCGCCTTTTCAGGGCCTCATAGTCCTTAATAAATATCCTTCCTCTACAGACCTCTATAAGTCCATCCCTTTCAATGTCCTTTAGGACCCTACTTACCACTACCCTAACACTTCCCACATCTTTGGCAATATCTTCATGGGTCTTTTCAATAAACCCTCTTCCTTTAGCCTCTGAAAGCAGGTAATGTATAAGCCTTTCTTCTACCCTGTTTGATACCATTGAGTTGATTATCTCCATTACAGAAAGAAGGTTTTCTGAGAGGACCTTCATAAAAAGGCTTCTCCACCAGTGATTTTCTTCAAACCATCTGAGGGCTATTTCTTTAGGTACCATGAAAATAACGGAATCTTCTTCAGCTCTTGTGTAGGCTGGATATTCCCTCTTGGAGTAAACCGTAATCATAGCAAGCATGCACATCTGACCGGGCATCACCCTATAGAGGGTTAGCTCCCTGCCTGAGTTTGATATAAGGTAAACCCTTAGCTCACCCTCCTTCACAAAAGGAACTGCAGAGCATAGACTACCTTCAGAAAAAAGCAAAGACCCTTTATTAACTCTCTGAGGTGGAAACATGCCCTCCAAAAGCTTTTTTGTTTCTTCTATCCACATTGACTTAAAATATAAAACATGAAACCTATCTTTACCGAAAAAGCACCAAAACCTGTGGGACCGTATTCCCAAGCACTTGTGGCTGGTGGTTTTTTGTTCCTATCGGGTCAGATAGGCATCGACCCAGATACGGGAAAGCTCAGAGAAGGATTTACAGAGCAAGTTAAACAGGTGTTTGATAACATAGAGGCAATACTGCAGGCAGGTGGTGTGGATAAGAAAAGTGTAGTGAGAGTTGTGGTCTATTTAAAGGACATAAGCCTTTTCAAGGAGTTTAACGCCCTTTATGAGGACTTTTTCAAGGATGTCCCTGTCAAGCCTGTGAGGACAACCGTTGAAGTAAGCGGACTACCTCTTGACGCTCTTGTAGAGCTTGAGATTACCGCACTTGCCAAAGAAAGGACATGATACCCTCTGACCTTGAACCACCCTATGACGAGCTTGCGGAAAGGGCAGTCTTGGGTGCAATAATCGCAGACCCAGAGACCATGCCCACAGTGCTTGAGCATATCAGGGAGGAGGACTTTTATTTTGAAAATCACAAACTACTTTTCTCTTTGCTCTATAAGGTTTGGGAGGACAAGGGAAAGGACTGGGATGATATAGTTCTGAGAGAGTATATAGAGAAACGGGGGCTGAAGGAAAAGTTAGATATGGCTTTTATTTATTCTCTCGTTGAAGAGGCTGCTACTGGAAGCCTTCTTGAAGAAGCCATAAGAAGCGTAAAGGAAAAGTCTGGACTTAGAAAATTAATGGACCTATCTCTTAATGTGCTAAGGGGCATAAAAGAAGAGCCAGACCTTGAAAACCTCCTTGAACTCTTAAACACAAAGCTAATAGAAATATCCGAAAAACAGATAGTTAGCCATTACTGGCATATAAGGGATGTGGCGAGGGATGTTATTGACATTATAGAAAAGCACCGAAAGCAGGAAAAACTTATAACTGGTAGGGCAACGGGTTTTCTTGACCTTGACACTTTGACCACTGGTTTTCATCCCTCTGACCTTATCATAGTTGCTGCCAGACCGGGCATGGGCAAAAGTAGTTTTATGCTCTCTATGGCAATAAACATGGCGATGCAGGAAAAAGCTCCAGTTGTCATATACTCTCTGGAAATGAGCAAGGAACAGCTCGTTATGAGGGCTTTGTCTATGCTCTCTGGAGTCCCTCTTCAAAACATAAGGAGGGGTTTTGTAAACGAAGAGGATAGAAACAAGCTCATATCTTCTGCTCTTGACCTTTCAAGATGTGAAATATACATAGATGATACTCCCGGTCTTTCTACCACTGACGTGAGAATAAAGACAAGAAAGCTAAAAAAGGAAAAGGGTGTGGAAGTAGCCTTTATTGACTATCTTCAGCTCCTTAGACCTCCCACAAGAAGGTCTTCAAGGCAGGAGGAGGTGGCGGAGATATCAAGAAACCTCAAAGCTCTTGCAAAAGAACTTGCCATACCCGTGGTGGCTCTGGCACAGCTATCGCGTCAGGTGGAACATAGGTCAGACAAAAGACCACAGCTTGCAGACCTAAGAGAGTCTGGACAGATTGAGCAAGATGCGGACCTTATAATCTTTATCCACAGACCAGAATACTATAAAAGAAACCCATCACCAGAAGAGCAGGGAACCGCAGAGATAATAGTGGCAAAACAGAGACAGGGACCCACAGGAATCGTAAAGGTTGCCTTCCTAAAGGATACAGCCAGCTTTAGACCACTTATGGCAGGAGTATCTACCACCACAGAAGACTACGAACAGGAGTTGGAGGACTTTTCAGAGGATGAATTTGACTTGGACTTTTAGCTTATAATCTTCCTATGTTTAGTATGACCGGCTACGGCTCAGGAACTTTTGAAAATGAAGATTGGGCTGTTAACATATTCGTGAAAAGCCTAAACGGCAAGACTCTTGAGGTGTTTATAAAGTCAAACTACAACCTTATGTCCCTTGAATTTCTTGTGAGAAAACTGGTAAAGGAGTTTATCAGAAGAGGAACGGTCAACTTGCACATTGAGGTCAAAAGAAAGGGAATTATTGAACCCGTGAGCTTAGATGCCCTATTTAGAAACATAAACTTTTTTAAGATAATAAGGGAGAAGCTTAACTTAAATGTGGGGGATGACACCATCTTACACCTCGCTGCAAAGTTTTCAGAAGCTCCAAAGGAGGAGATAGACCCATCTCTTGAAGAGGCAGTTTCCTGTGCTTTGACGGATGCACTAAAGGAGCTTCTCAACAGAAGAGCGGAGGAGGGAGAACACATAAGGAAATATATGGAAGAGAGGCTTGTAAGTATTGAGGAGTTACTTCAGAAGATAATACAAAGCAGGGAAGAGGTTTACCAAAGGGTAAAAAAGAGGGTTTTGGAAAAGGCAAAAGAGCTTGGGCTTTCGGAAAACAACGCTTTGGTGCTCAACGAGATAGCTCTTATCCTCTCCAAAATGGACGTGGAAGAGGAGATAAGCAGGTTTAAAGCTCACCTTACCAAGAGTAGGGAGCTTTTTAGGTCGCAAGATGAGGTGGGAAGAAAGTTAGAGTTTCTCTTTCAGGAAATGCATCGGGAGATAACCACACTCTCCAATAAACTTCCAGACCTGTCGCATCTTGCGGTGGAGATAAAAACAGAAATTGACAGACTAAAACAGCAGGTGGCAAACGTGGAATAGTGATATAATATATATACCTTAGCGGGCGTAGCTCAGTGGTGGAGCGGCTGCTTGCCATGCAGCAGGTCGCGGGTTCGAGTCCCGTCGCCCGCTTTTAGGCAACGTGGCCGAGCGGCTAGGCGAGGGACTGCAAATCCCTTCTACGGCGGTTCAAATCCGCCCGTTGCCTTAGAAAAAAAGGTAGACTTAAGGAGGTTGTTCATGCCTAACACGAGGCAGGCTGAAAAGCGTATGAGAAGAGACGCAAAGAGGAGGATCAGAAACAGGTATCATCTATCAAAGATGAAGACCTATATAAGGAAATTTAGAAGGATGGTAGAGGCTAGTCAACTGGAAGAGGCAAAGCAGTTTCTACCTCAAGTTGTAAGCATCATATACCATACCGCATCCAAGGGTGTTATACATAAGAAGGAAGCAAGCAGAAGGGCTTCAAGGGTTTCTACCATTCTTAACAAGGCTCTTCAAAAGGTTCAAGGGTAGGTAAGCTAAGGGCTCTTTAAGCATAAGAAGGCATAGCCAATAGACAGCAACCGCAAGGGGTATTGAGTAGAGCACTCCGTAAGGGGATGGTTTTAGTAAAAGGACGGAAATACACATAACCAAGGTGGCAAAGATAGATTTCAACGCAGTTAGGAAGTAGGTTCTTATGTCTAAGTTTCTCTCTCTCCAAAAGTATAGCAAAAATCCAAAGCCTGTTATAGATGAGCTTGCAGTTCCAAGGGCAAGACCCACCACGCCGAGTTTGAGGACAAAGGCAAAAACAAAAGCAAAAAACCCTTCAGATAAAACTGCAAATAGAGAAGACAGCACTGGAGTTTTTGTGTCTCCTTTTGCAAAAAACACACTTGCCAATACCTTCTGAAGGGAAAAGAAAACGAGACCCAAGGAGTAAACCGCAAGCACTTTGCCTGCTACTGCTATGTCTTCCTCTAAAAACTTCCCCCTTCCGTAAAGTAAGGCTATTATCTGGTGCGAGAGCACCAAAAGACCTCCAGTGGCGGGAAGGGCAAGCAGTGTAATAAACCTAAAGGCGAGGGTGATGTTCTTCTTTGGGTCTTGTCCGCTTGCCAAGACAGAAAGCAAGGAGTTTGCCATACCCACAGACAAGGCACCCAAGGGAAGCTGGAATATCCTGTTGGCGTAATAGAGGTATGATATGGCACCCAATGCCAAAAAAGAAGCGAGAAAGGTATCTATAAAAAAGGAAAGTTGAGCAACACCAAATCCCATCAAAGCTGGGATAAGTCTCTTTAAAAGAAGGTTTAGGTCTCTGTCTCTTTTAAGCGTTGGCTGAGGTAGGAGCTTTTGAGAGACTACCGAAGGAAGGTGAAAAATTAACTGGGCAAAGCCCCCCGCTAAAACTCCTAAAACAAGAGCCATATAACCCAAACTGTGAGAAGCGAGTGCAATACAAAGAGCCATTACTATGTTAAAGACCGCCTGTGCAAAAGCAGGAACAAAAAAAACTCCCCTTGTGTTTAATACCGCCATAAAGAAGGCACTAAGTCCTACAAAAAAGAGATAGCTAAAGAGAAACCTTGCCATAAAGACCGCCAATTCAAAGTAGCTTTTACTTATTATCCCTGGAGCTATAAGCCTTATTATCCACTCCGCAAACAGAATGCCTGCAAGGGTTACCAAAAGATTAAAGAGCGTATAGTAGGTAAAGGTTGAATTGAGAAACTCCCTTTCCGTTCCTTCCCTTACCCTCTTGGCAAAGATGGGAACAAAGGCTGCGTTAAAGCCACCCTCTCCAAAGAGCCTTCTAAAGGTGTTGGGAAGCCTAAAAGCTACAAAAAAGGCATCTGTTATATGAGAAACGCCGAAATAGTAGGCTATTAGGGCATCTCTTACATAGCCTATAATCCTACTTAAAAGGGTGGCGATGGAGAAGGAAATGGAGTGCTTGAGTAATCCCATTTTTTCTACTAATGCCGGAGGCGGGAGTCGAACCCGCACGCCCTCACGGGCACTGCCCCCTCAAGACAGCGCGTCTGCCAGTTCCGCCACTCCGGCTTAGGAGTTATATTATACACCATGGCTTTAAATTTGCCAAGATTTTACGCCATAACAGACAGCAAAAGATACCCAGACATGTTCCAAAGGTTGGAGAAGGCTCTCAAGAAGGGTATAAGAATGGTTCAGCTCAGGGAAAAGGAGCTTTCTGGACTTGAATACTACCAGCTTGCAAAGAGGGTAAGAGAGCTTACGCAGGACTATGATGCGAAGCTTCTTATAAACGATAGGGTAGACATTGCACTGGCGGTGAATGCGGACGGAGTGCACTTACCAGAAAAAGGTCTGCCACCAAGCGTGGTTAAGAGGATAGCACCAAAGCTCCTCGTGGGATACTCCTCACACAGCCTTGAGCAGGCTCTCTGGGCTCAAGAAGAGGGTGCGGATTTTATAACCCTTAGCCCCATCTTTAAAACCCAGTCCCATCCAGAAGCTGAGCCTGTAGGTCTTGGTTTGCTAAAAGAGGTTTCTGAAAGGCTTTCTATTCCTATATACGCTCTCGGTGGGATTACATGGGAAAGGTTAAAGCTATGTTATAAAAACGGTGCTTACGGTGTTGCTGGTATAGGATTATTCTTTGACCATGTTGATAGTAATTGGGGGAGCAACGGGTAGCGGGAAGTCAGAAGTATGCTGTCTTTTAGCAAAAAGAATTGGAGGAGAAATAATTAGTGCGGATTCCATGTGCGTTTACAAACATATGGACGTAGGCACCGCAAAGCCCTTGGAATGTATGAAAGAGGTCAAACACTATCTGTTAGACATTATAGAGCCGGGAGGGCTTTTTGATGCTAAACTTTTTGAAGAGTATGCTCTTAGGGCTATAAGGGAAATAATAAACGGGGGAAAAGTTCCCATAGTATGCGGTGGGACTTATCTGTATATTCAAGCACTGCTCTATGGTATAGAGGAAACACCACCACCAGATTGGAAACTAAGGGAAAGGTTATACGAAATAGCCAAGGAAAAGGGAAGCGAATATCTCTACATTAGGCTCAGGGCTGTTGACCCACAATATGCGCAGAAAATATCTCCAAGGGATACAAGAAGAATAGTTAGAGCAATTGAAGTCTTCATAAACACGGGAAGACCATTTTCTTCTTTTCATCGCTGGAGCAAGCCGAGGTTTGACTTTATTGGATTTTATATCCGTTGGAGTTGGGAAAGCCTTTCTAAGAGGCTTGAAGAGAGGGCAAAGAGAATGCTTGAGATGGGTCTTATAGATGAGATTAAAAAACTTATGCAAATGGGCTTTGAAAACTTCCTTACATCGCCTCAAGCTATTGGCTACAAGGAGTTTATTCCTTGCATAAAAGGACAAAAACTTCTTGAGGAGTGCCTTTCCGAAATGCTAAAAAACACAAGGGAATATGCCAAAAGGCAGATAAGATGGTTTAGAAAACAGGGATGGCATGAGGTGGATATGGAAAGGCTTGGCACTTATAGTGCATTAGAAGAAGTTATTAAAATAATTGAACTATACAGGCAATAGCTCTACATTCTCATAAAGACCATGAAAGTTTGACTCTTTTACTGCTTTGTCTAAGATATAATCTCTTTAATAAGGTAGGAAAGAAATGAGAAACAGGGACTATAACAAGGAACTGGTTAAGAGAGGGGAAGTGCTCATTGACCTATCCCTTTTCGGAAGCCCGACCACTCCAGACACAAAGCCAAAAAGAGGAAGACCATACACATACCCAAAAGCACTCATATTCCTACTCTTGCTCCTAAAATTCTCCCTCAGACTACCATATAGACAGACAGAAGGATTGGCAAGAAAAATCTTTTCCTCCTTGGGCGTTACCATCCCCAACTTTAGAACACTGCATTATAGATTAACAAAAGAAGAGATAAACCTTGAAGACCTGCCACAGATAGAAAAGCTACAAGATGACTTTGTCATAGTGCTTGACTCAACTGGGTTAAAGGTCACAAACAGAGGAGAGTGGCTTAGAAAAAAGCATGGTAGGAGGACAAGGAAGGGATGGATAAAGCTACACGTAGCCTTTGACATAAATAGCAAGCAGGTGGTTAGTGTTGAAGTAACTGATGAGAAGACACATGATAGCCAGAAGGCAGAGGAGCTTGTAGAGACAGCAAGGCAGAAAGCTAAAGAGAAGTGCAAGAGAGTAGAGAAGGTAATAGCGGACGGAGGCTATGACACACACAGGATATTCAGGGACATGCATGAGAGAGGAATAGAGGCGTGTATATTGCCGAGGTCATCTGCGAGGATAAGTGGAAATATAGCGAGGGATAAGGTTATAAGGCTAATAAGGAGAAGTAAGAGGGTGTGGAAAGAAGCGAGTGGTTATGGCAAGCGATAGCTTGTAGAGAGCTTTTTTTCTGTATTCAAGCGATGGTTTGGCGAGTATGTAAGTCATGTAAAATTTGAGAACATAAGGAAGGAGGTTGTGTTTAAGGTATGTATAATAAATCTATTTCTTAATTTGGGAACTTAAGGTATATGTAATATTGTAATATAGTATAAACAGGAAGTGGAATTTTGATGGGAGTTTAAAATTTGCATTGTTGGACAGAGCAAATCTTTCAGCTTTTGCTCTTGCATCCTATATCTTTTAAACTCTCCTTTTCTATTGTTTGATGCTGACCTTACAGTTTGTGAAAAAGCAACAAGTAGAAGTTCATAGAAACCCGTTTTGTATAGCTCTTCTAAGTTTTCCAAGGGCTTCAATTACCTGTGGTTTAAACCAATATTCCATGTTTTTCACCTTAGGCACCTCTGGATTGCTTGTCATAGCTTCTTTTATAATGGTATCTGTGGGAACATGAATGTCTAAGTTGGAAGACCTAACCTTTGCTATGAGTAGAGCCAAAGGGTTTATGTCAATACCCATAGCTTTTTTACCTGCCCTTATAGCCTCGCAAAGAGATACGCCACTACCGCAAAATGGGTCAAGCAAAACTTTTTTGTGTCTGCCAAACTTTTCTATAAGCTTTCTGACAAGCATATAGTGAAGCATAGCAGGGTAGTCATGAATTCCGTATCTGCCCTCGCCTGCCCTATAGCCTACAAAATCCCAAGAAACCATCCTAATCTTGTTATTCGTGCTTAACATCTAAACCTCCGTTCCACCCAAGACCATTGACCTTATTCTCAAGGTAGGTTGTGCGTCCGTTACTGGCACGCCCTGTCCATCCTTTCCACAGGTTCCTATGCTCCACCCCAAGTCATGACCTACCGCATCCACATCTATAAGAGCCTTTGGACCGTTGCCTATCAAAGTTGCTGACCTTATGGGATAGGTTATTTTCCCATTTTCTATCATATACCCTTCCATAACCTCAAAGACAAAGTCTCCTGTGACCGTGTTAACCTCACCTCCACCCATCTTTACCACTAAAACACCCTTCTTCGTGTCCGCTATTATATCCTCTGGGTTGTCCTTGCCTGGTGCTATATAGGTGTTGGTCATTCTTACAATGGGAATGTGAGCGTAGCTTTGTCTTCTGCCGTTTCCAGTGGATTGCCTGCCTTCCTTCATAGCGGTTAGTCTATCATACATATAGCCTACAAGATAGCCTTCTTGTATAAGCACTGTCTTTTGTGCCTGCACACCCTCGTCGTCCACCGTAAAAGACCCATTGTAGCCTTCAAGGGTAGCGTCATCTATTACCGTTATAAGCTCACTTGCTACCTTTTGACCTATCTTGTTCTTGTAGATAGACAGACCCTTTTGAACTAAGTCTGCCTCAAAGCCATGCCCAACCGCTTCGTGTATCATGGTCCCTCCCGCCTGACCTGAAAGCACCACTGTAAAAGGACCTGCGGGTGCAGGCTTTGCCTTGAGCATAAGCAATGCCCTTTCCGTTGCCTTTCTTGCTATCTCCTCCGGGCTTGTCCTTTCAAAAAGCTCAAAACCTCCCATTATGCCGGTGGACTCATACCCCCTCTGCATAAGTCCATCTTCTTGAGCGACCACATCCACGAAAAAGACCACCCTCTTTTGTATGTCCTCTGTGGTCTCCCCAAGACTGTTTATAACCATTATCTCCCTTGAGCGGTCCAAGAGGACCACAGTTACTTGCTTTACCTTGTTTCCATAGCTTCTTGCCTTTTCGTTTACCCTGTAGAGAAAACTCGCTCTGTAGTTTATATCTACCTCATCTGGGTCTATAGTCAACTTCGTCCAACCTCTTATGTATCTCTGACCCACCTTTATAGCTCCGTGTCCTGAACCCCTTGCGAGGGTCCTTACTATCTCCATTAGATTTTCAAAGGTAGGCTCTGTAGTGTATCCGTAATAGGTTTTGCCACCCTTTATAAGCCTTATACCCACACCCTCATCAATACCCCATTGAACCTTATCTATTTTGTTGTCCTCAAGTTGAACTCTACAAAGCCTCACCCTCTCGTAAAAGATCTCTCCGTATTCTCCACCCTGAGAGAGTAAATTAGAAAGTAGATAGCCTGATTTTTCCTTTAGCATTTCCTTGACCATTTTGAACCTCCAAAGGTTTAAAAATATATGCTAAAATCATATACCATGGGAGTGAAAATTGACATAAACAGCGTGCAAAGGGATATGTTTATTGAGCATAATGGTATGCCCCATAGGGTGCTTGACTACGAACACGTAAAGCCCGGTAAAGGTCAAGCCTTCGTAAGGATAAAGGCTAAGAATATGCAAACGGGTAATGTTATTGAGATTACCTACAAGTCCTCTGATGCCATTGAGCTTGCGGACTTTGAGCAGGTCTTTGCGGAGTATTCCTACTCTGACGGAGACTACTACTACTTTGTAAGCCAAACT contains the following coding sequences:
- a CDS encoding DNA methyltransferase: MLSTNNKIRMVSWDFVGYRAGEGRYGIHDYPAMLHYMLVRKLIEKFGRHKKVLLDPFCGSGVSLCEAIRAGKKAMGIDINPLALLIAKVRSSNLDIHVPTDTIIKEAMTSNPEVPKVKNMEYWFKPQVIEALGKLRRAIQNGFL
- a CDS encoding TldD/PmbA family protein, coding for MVKEMLKEKSGYLLSNLLSQGGEYGEIFYERVRLCRVQLEDNKIDKVQWGIDEGVGIRLIKGGKTYYGYTTEPTFENLMEIVRTLARGSGHGAIKVGQRYIRGWTKLTIDPDEVDINYRASFLYRVNEKARSYGNKVKQVTVVLLDRSREIMVINSLGETTEDIQKRVVFFVDVVAQEDGLMQRGYESTGIMGGFELFERTSPEEIARKATERALLMLKAKPAPAGPFTVVLSGQAGGTMIHEAVGHGFEADLVQKGLSIYKNKIGQKVASELITVIDDATLEGYNGSFTVDDEGVQAQKTVLIQEGYLVGYMYDRLTAMKEGRQSTGNGRRQSYAHIPIVRMTNTYIAPGKDNPEDIIADTKKGVLVVKMGGGEVNTVTGDFVFEVMEGYMIENGKITYPIRSATLIGNGPKALIDVDAVGHDLGWSIGTCGKDGQGVPVTDAQPTLRIRSMVLGGTEV